The Pygocentrus nattereri isolate fPygNat1 chromosome 4, fPygNat1.pri, whole genome shotgun sequence genome includes a window with the following:
- the paqr8 gene encoding membrane progestin receptor beta: MSSGASGWVSTLTLSIKQLAGIKRLSHSLPSLPSPLPTLIASDVPILFREPYILSGYRPVGQPWCCYVLSLFQQHNESLNVWTHLLAALAVLLRFWFFAASSDLNPDASSLPLCLYILSALIYLSFSAAAHLLQSHSELAHYSFFFLDYVGVATYQYGCALAHYFYSSEEPWRQSLVGVLFLPGAALLGWLSCTSCCFAKLHYRRPYPFRRKLFQMVPTSLAYLLVISPVAYRLATRAWDETELVLHALQMVFFMKAAFFFSCPVPELFCPGRCDIVGHGHQIFHLFLVMCTMCQMEAVCTDFLTQQRFVVQVHGEWTILLAGGSFVVLVLCSILTAGLMRRRAQRQLQKQE; this comes from the coding sequence ATGTCAAGTGGAGCGTCAGGCTGGGTAAGCACCCTTACCCTCAGCATAAAGCAGCTGGCTGGCATAAAACGCCTGTCCCACTCCTTGCCCTCCCTGCCATCGCCCCTGCCCACGCTCATTGCCTCGGACGTTCCCATCCTGTTTCGTGAGCCCTACATCCTGTCGGGCTACCGGCCGGTGGGCCAGCCATGGTGCTGCTACGTGCTAAGCCTCTTCCAGCAGCATAACGAGTCCCTGAATGTGTGGACACACCTGTTGGCGGCCCTTGCCGTGCTGTTGCGCTTCTGGTTCTTCGCCGCCTCCAGTGACTTGAATCCAGATGCCTCCTCACTACCTCTTTGCCTCTACATCTTGTCAGCCCTGATCTACCTCAGCTTCAGTGCTGCCGCCCACTTGCTGCAATCACACTCTGAGCTAGCACACTACTCCTTCTTCTTCCTGGACTATGTGGGCGTGGCCACATACCAATATGGCTGTGCACTGGCCCACTACTTCTACTCCTCCGAGGAGCCATGGAGGCAGAGCCTTGTGGGGGTGCTGTTCTTGCCTGGAGCAGCTTTGCTAGGCTGGTTATCGTGCACTAGCTGCTGTTTTGCAAAGCTACACTACCGCCGGCCCTACCCATTTCGTAGGAAGCTCTTCCAGATGGTGCCCACCAGCCTGGCCTACTTGTTGGTCATCAGTCCAGTGGCCTACCGACTGGCCACCAGGGCCTGGGATGAGACAGAGCTGGTGCTGCACGCATTGCAGATGGTCTTTTTCATGAAAGctgctttcttcttctcctgccCAGTGCCTGAGCTCTTCTGTCCGGGAAGGTGTGATATTGTAGGCCACGGCCACCAAATTTTCCACCTCTTCCTGGTTATGTGCACCATGTGCCAGATGGAAGCGGTGTGCACGGACTTCCTGACACAGCAGCGCTTCGTGGTGCAAGTGCATGGGGAGTGGACCATCTTGCTAGCTGGAGGTTCTTTTGTTGTCCTGGTGCTTTGCAGTATTCTAACAGCAGGCCTAATGCGAAGGAGAGCCCAAAGGCAGCTACAGAAGCAGGAATGA